The Enoplosus armatus isolate fEnoArm2 chromosome 21, fEnoArm2.hap1, whole genome shotgun sequence genomic sequence AGGTTCTCTCGGGTCTGGAATCACTGCTGTCCCTTCTGCTACCCTCACCTTGTCcttactgagagagagagacggagaaacaATTATTACACCAAACCAATCAACCAATAACACACGATCACATCAATCAGAAAGACAGATTGTCTACCATCTCCCAGCATACACCGAGTTTTATACAAACTGTAAAAGACAAAAGTCCTCCAGTCAGAGTTCAGGGTTCACATAACAAATATTtgattatataatataatcattTATGAGTAAATGATAATGAGTTATCATGCCTGCTTGTAACTCCTCCTTGTGTGTTATTATGATCCAACCGACATGTGAGCATCAAAGTTTGGGTGTGTCCCATTCTACTTAATGGCAGAAAAGGCTGTAAAGAACTCAATGAATAGTtgtctgtgttatttattgattatgatGCTTTTGTAAATAATTTATATTCTAGGTGTGTGTTGAGCCTTGACCCCCATGAAGTCAGAAAGATCAGTGATTTGagtacatttgttttgatttgagtATAACCTGAGTAAAAGTTACTTTATCAATTTTTGCCTATTGTACTTATAAGTTATGTTGTGTCACTTTCACCAAAAACCTCACACACGTCACTGACTGGTCGTGTTACTGTTCTGTGATGAGCTCTCATATTTGACTCCACAATTCAAGTAAAactcattttgtaaaatgtttatcAAGGCGAACCTAAATTCTTCATGTGTATATAAAATCCATCATAAATGCAGCTATTCACATCGAATACAGATTCAAATTGTCCTGGTTATtctgaaaaagtaaaatgtgcAACACATCCATATTTGAAGCTAATAAGAAACTGATAAAAGGCTGATAAATGGAAGTAGTACAAAAACGCAGCCTGGGACTTTAAGGATAATTAGTGAGCATTAGAGGTGCTATTTATGACCTTCGGAAAGAGCCATGTTTCCCCTGttcttatgctaagctaagctaactggctgctgcctgTAATGAGAGAAGCAAGAAAGCGAAccagcgtatttcccaaaatgttaaactgttcctttaacagacagaaataaaaaaaactgaggtCAGATGGAAAAGTCGTACAGAGCTGCAACTagtagaaataaaaatactcacTAGAACTGAGAGTTCAGTACCTGGATGGTACCATCTTTCCTGACGGCGTAGTTGGCCTCGATGCACTTTCCTCTCTCGAAGGAAGCAGGGAGCTTCTCGATCTCATACCACCTGCCCAGGTACTGTCAACAGAGAGGGTCCGTTACTTCTGCGCAGCTCAGTGTTGACTGTGCGTGAACGAACGCATGTTTTTATCTGCATTTACCTGCTGAAGGTTGAAGTTGGGCTGCACCTTAGGAGAAGGACAGGGGCCCCAGTGATAGGTCTGCGCTGCCACCAgggggagcagcaggaggaggaggtagacgGCGGACATTGTTCCTTcaggatggagggggggggcagaaattAAAGGGGGAACTCATATCAAAGTCTACAGGTGTTCAGGAgcactactgcatatgtgagaAAGTTGTATAAAGCTGCACAAAGTCGGATAAATGTCCTTCGGGCCAGGCATGAGGACgaagatttattttattttacattttgagaataaaatgtcaagaataaactttaaactttagaTTAAAATCAAACAACTCAAActacattgcattgtgggaaacgtTTTGATCAGGAGTAAATAAAGACAATATATCTGGTTCATTCCTTATTACTGTCCATCACCAGTCAGACAGTGTTGTAGGAGTACGATGTTAAATCAGtggaggaaataaagaaataatgtaCCAACACCAACGAGAGAAAACAGTAACTGACCAAATGTAACAACATTAAATCTTTCTTTGTGTAACCCCCCTCAGAAATAATGGACTACAATGATGTAGGTCTAAATAAAGCTAGTAAATAGTGTGAGAgagattaaaatgtataaaaattaaaaactgttAGCGAAATGTTTTATACCACAGCTGTAGGGTAATTCTTGTTAAAAGAAAGTAATATAAAGTTTATTCAGTGACTTTGTGTAGGAACATATTGGTTGATTTTTGTACTATTTGCGTTTTTATTTTGGATTAATGACAATGTGTCGATCACAACCAAGCAGTAAAGcgattgatttcatttttggGTTGAGTTACCTCCTAACTTCAGTCCAGGGAGGGTGTTGGCTACTTTCACATACCTGAAAGTATTTGCATTTTAGTGTCTATTGCTCCCTATAGAGATTCACAATAGTTGACTGGGAGTTCATGGTTTTGTGAAATAAGATAGGAGAGAAACACATGCCAGAaaactctttcatttttttttcttttgtctctttgcatcttcttttgtctcttttgcaCAACACATGCTGCCACACCTGTTCCTCTGGTTTCACATAACACCTGCGCCTGCACACAGGCCAATAGGCTGCTTCTTTTCAGCAGGAGTGACTACTGTGtaacaacaaacattaaattGAATAGATTTTCAAGGGACTTCAGCCGAATGTcgaaatataatataattatataattactATAGATTATGTTATAGATTATATTATAAAAGGCTAGTTTAGGATCCGAGAGGATAAAACCAAGTGGAAAACAAGTTGTGGTGTAAATAAAAATCAGCGTTTAAAAGGAGTTAACTAAAAGCATTTATCTTGTTAAAGCTCCATTTCAGTATAATTGCCATCAGCCATAAAGACGTTCTTACCTGAGGTGTGAAGGGGTCAGCTGGAggtctggagctgctgctgctgctgctgctgctgataatAACTGTCTCGCGCTCTccggacaaacacacacacacacacacacacaaggagtgTTCACGCTCACGTTATGTCATTCCCACAGCACGAGGCAGCTCGTTAGGTAAATTGCCCTCACGCGCACATTCCCACATTGTGAGAGAGCGCGCGCTGTGATGACGGTGACGTGTTTTATTCGTTCAGTTcacacagtatgtttttattttgatgtactTCTTTAATACTGCAGAGTTTCATCAGAACAACGttttataatttacatttttctcaaGTTACTGTTGGTCggattttatatgtttatagCAACTTTTAAACGAtcaatttgaaattcaaatgcaAGTCGGTCTGTAGTTAATCTGACATATTGTTTCACCTCcactgttttatgtgtttgatcttattttgttgtattttggggcattttaagcttattccattttattatctgtacttttatttgctggattttatttcattgttttaacttgttttctttcaaatgtaaagCACTgttatacaatatttatataaataaagtgtattatcgatattattaatattattataagtGGCGTACATAGCTGTTTGCCACAGTATCATTCTTTATGCCACCACTAGATGGCGCCAAAGCAAGAATAAAATCTGATACATACAGCAGTAACTTTAAATACTTCATATGTTATCAGTGTGCAGTAGTTTATATCTACCtaataataaatcaatcaatacatcaatacattttactttcacTGACACTGTGCAAGTTGCCAGTTTCTTCTCGACGAACACCCAGGTATTTATTGAAAACCTCCAGGATCCTCGTAGATTCACTGACCTTAGTGATTTCTTTTGATGTGGAATTCCACTTTGGCTGCTAGGTTCAAGTTCACTGTCATATAGAAGTATCATGCACATTCAAATGCAATGAAGAGCATGTGCCCTTCCTCTCTCACGCATTAAAACTATGTataatgaggaaaataaatctAACTTAAATAAGATCATCAAGCTCGTCATGGAGGACATGTAAACGTAAAACTACATGCAGGTTGGTTGCAGCTTGTTATATAAAGTCTAACATTTATTTACACGTTTCCCACCTTAAAGCTactataataaaatataatgtacatCAGCACAACCGAAGTAACCCTCTCTTGAAAATTAAGTGCCAAACTGTAGTGGTGGACTATTTCTAACATCAGCCACACATTTACTCCAAATATTAatttatgtgcatgtttattttctgtagaaaacatttcactaaATCTACGGGACCATTTCAGTAAAAATAGAAAGGGATGAGCATGAATACATTTAGGCAAATATTAAGAACAAgatgtctttttattatttccaaATGTTTGAAGGGTATAAAACAACGACACCAAACAGACACGAGGATCTAATAAAGATTATTTATTTCCAGTGTTCGTCGAGGGAGGGCATTGCACCCATGTTTTGCTGTACACAGGCGAGATGTTCACTGTTCAGAAaacattgtctcatgcagttcTTAAAGAtaagtttgttgtttgtttttctctctcccaggTTTTAAGCGCCCATGCATTTTACTGCACTTGAAAAatacagcggggggggggggcaaatgaAGTAAAACTATAATGGAACATAGACACTGACATAAAGTTGCTCTGATGTCGCTGTGAGTTAAACTACAAACAGGAAagaccacaaaacaaaacaaaaaatctctGGAATGCCTGTGAGGTTATTTTCtcctaaaaatgttttgaaagtttCTTCTCGTCTTGACAAccgtttaaaaaaagaaaaataaaagaggcacttttgctttttgagataaaaacaaattcacacataTGTAAAAACTTACTTTTTGGACTATAACAAAGGACAAAGTGTGGAAATAAAAACTACTGTACCAAGCATTACATACTATAGTATCAGCATctcattactgttttttttttttcagtctttatttgataaaactataataataatcctCCAGTCGCTCAAGCTAATATCTGGCTGTTGTGACTGcactgtgaaaaaacaaacttccCACAGCACCCAGCTCAGAAAGCAGCCCTCAGTTACATCCACATACTTCAAgtacaggcaaaaaaaaaacacatacatgttgttttgaaaatgacaatattgTCACAAGCAACTAGTGTTAGTCCAAAGAGAGTAATACATTCTTCATACCGCTTATAATAGGAAGAACTGAACCATGATTCCTTTAAAAAATAGGCTTCCTCCTGCTTTCTTCAGTAATAAAGTCGACCCCTGTAGTGCTGCATCACAATCAGTCCATTTCTGTCCCATTAAAAAGTCCCATTCTTGCATTAATAGGGTTCGATCTTGCAGGAGGAAGTCCGAGTTTTTTGTCCACGTCTGTTCCAGTATGGCCGACAAGTCAGTGGAATTACATACATAAAACATCTCTTCAGCATTATTCCAGTAACAATCATGTAAGCCTatacacagtatgtacagtagataCATAAAGTATACTTTGTAGAAAAAATATTGTGCAGTAACCTTCGCTAAAATACCTACATTCGTACATTTCCGCATTcattctcttgtgtttttttttctttaaatcctcacaaacacactagACGAGACCACTCTGGCCGTTTCACAGATACTGGTAGAACCGTGAGCGGACGACTTGTGCTCCAGACAGTTTGTGTGGGTGAGCGTCGGCCCCGAGGCTGCCTTTGTTTTTGCCTTGCAGCCCGCTACCGTTAACATGCTCCCCTGCTAGCGGCTGTGCGCCTGGCGGGCACGCAGAAGGAGGAGGTCTTGCGGGAGCTGTGTCCTGGGCGTCTGGACGATCATCCTCGGGGACGGCTTTGGGCGCAACCTCCGCGCTCGGATCAGAGCCTCTGCACCGCTCTCGAGCGATCCAGTCCCGGATGGAGAAGTCCTGAGAGGAACATCTGGGCTTGAGGCGGTCCAGAGCTGACAGTTCGGCCGCCTGGTCCACCCCGCCCTGCTCCCTCCAGTCGTTGATGACCGCCAGCTCGGCAAAGTCTCTCTGCCCGCCCATGGTGTGCCTCCGGCggatgttcttcttcttcccttgaGCGTCTGGAGTTCGGTTCTTCTGGGTGAACATGTCGTCAGCAGATGTGCGTAACCTGAATTTGAGCCGCTCGGTGATCTTAAGGTGCCAGGCCGGTTCGGAGCGCTCCGACTCGCTGCGTGAGGACGAGCTGAGGCTGCTTGTGGACCGTCCTTTCTTCATCACCTCCAGGACTCGGGAGAGCCGGGTGGAAGACTCCGCTCTGCCCTCACTACGCTCCCCACTCCCAGCTACACCCTCCACTGATGATtcactgtctgttttctgtctcaggGACCACCTTCTGGAGAGGGTGTCGCACTCAATCATCCTGTGTGATGGGAAAAGGCGCCGTGCTTCCATTTTTGGGGTGGTGCTCCCCtcagctgctccacctcctctAGAATCAGTCTTTTCCAGACTCTGCTCTGGGCAGGGTGTAGACTGGCTGCTGCCTCCGCCCGGGGCAA encodes the following:
- the apodb gene encoding apolipoprotein Db; the protein is MSAVYLLLLLLPLVAAQTYHWGPCPSPKVQPNFNLQQYLGRWYEIEKLPASFERGKCIEANYAVRKDGTIQVLNSQFYKDKVRVAEGTAVIPDPREPAKLGVGFSYFAPYGPYWVLTTDYTSLSVVYSCTDILRLFRIEYAWILSRSRFPTPDTVQYAKQLLMKEGIELCKMKVTDQTGCKDN